DNA from Atribacterota bacterium:
CAACAAGAATGAGACTTTTTTGAAGATAGGATCTTATTTGCAACAATTAGAGAGGCTTGGATTATCAGATCAGCAGGAATTGTTTCATAGGTATGTCCGCCTATTTCAACAGTCCGACAATCTGAAAGGCCGCACGCATCACAACAGGGACTTTGCC
Protein-coding regions in this window:
- a CDS encoding DUF2703 domain-containing protein produces the protein KEELNISEFKKEPLQSNRIWINDQPIENIIKGDVGQSPCCDACGLSDCRTVEIGGHTYETIPADLIIQASLIVANKILSSKKSHSCC